One Pyrus communis chromosome 4, drPyrComm1.1, whole genome shotgun sequence genomic region harbors:
- the LOC137732311 gene encoding RNA polymerase II C-terminal domain phosphatase-like 3, translating to MVAGGFGWNNFEDTLEGGVMGRDDESAKVVEDVEEGEISDSNSVEEISEEDFIKQEKQHEVKVVVPRPPPNDQSKSNGGDDARVWTMRDIYNHPGCRGYRPGLVSLAWAQAVQNKPLNQFLQMNVDPNENLKRLSSSPSVNSPERSNAKEVDRVVIVDSGDEMDAEKEEGELEEGEIDLDSEASGDEKAAAGVADEAGDGVLDCDNMNIDNPETGLKNEKLEKRVSSIRKALASVTRNEAEKSFVDVCLQLLNTLVSLRGVLSETNVSTKEALVHLSFTAVQAITSVFCSMRPVQKEQNEDIISRLLSSVKNDPPLFTPEQIKEIGVLTSFVDSPDVFLQTKAGIKDDEIQVIGFNNKNSDASAVNATSSANYSNPIMLSEVPRSGVSGLKGRRVVLPLLDTHKDHDADSLPSPTRESPSCFPVQNTLVFTDRMVKPEPDTSRAPSAEGSGLHPYDTDALKAVSTYQHINRSSFFMSERLPSPTPSEDGDKGDDDTVGEVSSSSSASNLRTSVPPILGQQVVSPFPIPVGSSSMQERFTGKSAAPASSGSNITIKVPTRNRDPRLRFSNSDVGVLNHNPQPLTVHSAPKIDSVITLSSRKQKPIEDSKFDGPALKRQRNTLGNSGFVKDPKTASGSCGWLEDIGGFGPHLSSNNQTVENKPSDPRKVVNVVSSPSTVDGNSNGPNSSNEHVALTDLSTASLPALLKAVNPTMLLNILKLGQQQRLAAEAQPKSAYPEKSMTHPISSNSIPGSDASVNVPSKTAAMLQTLPISSQKAPMDESGKVRMKPRDPRRILHGNVLQKSGSLGQEQFRNIVNPLPSSQGNKDNLTGEKQDGQSDMKLVTSQSVEAPDIARQFTKNLKNIADMMSVSNGLTSPAIASQSVPSQPVPIKSERIDPKAEEQRTGSSSAFEAVAAGPSRSAPMWGDVEHLFEGYDDQQKVAIQRERARRIEEQKKMFAARKLCLVLDLDHTLLNSAKFIEVDPVHDEILRKKEEQDREKPQRHLFRFHHMGMWTKLRPGVWNFLERASQLFELHLYTMGNKLYATEMAKVLDPTGVLFAGRVISRGDDGDSDDGDAPKSKDLEGVLGMESDVVIIDDSVRVWPHNKLNLIVVERYTYFPCSRRQFGLLGPSLLEIDHDERQEDGTLASSLSVIEKIHQIFFSHPSLDEADVRNILASEQRKILNGCRIVFSRVFPVGEVNPHLHPLWQTAEQFGAVCTNHIDDQVTHVVANSLGTDKVNWAISLGKFVVHPGWVEASALLYRRANEQDFAIKP from the exons ATGGTCGCTGGTGGATTTGGGTGGAACAATTTCGAGGATACCCTAGAGGGTGGTGTGATGGGGAGAGATGATGAAAGTGCGAAAGTGGTGGAGGATGTAGAAGAAGGTGAAATTTCCGATTCGAATTCAGTGGAGGAGATCAGTGAGGAAGATTTTATCAAGCAGGAGAAGCAGCACGAAGTTAAGGTGGTGGTTCCGCGGCCGCCGCCCAATGATCAATCTAAATCCAACGGCGGAGATGATGCTAGGGTTTGGACGATGCGCGACATCTACAACCACCCGGGATGTCGGGGGTACAGGCCCGGCTTGGTTAGCCTCGCTTGGGCTCAGGCCGTACAGAATAAGCCGCTCAATCAGTTTCTGCAGATGAATGTTGATCCCAACGAGAACTTGAAGCGATTGTCATCGTCGCCGTCGGTGAATTCGCCTGAAAGGAGCAATGCGAAGGAAGTGGATAGAGTGGTGATTGTTGACAGTGGCGATGAAATGGATGCTGAGAAAGAGGAAGGGGAGTTGGAGGAGGGTGAGATTGATTTGGATTCGGAGGCTTCTGGTGACGAAAAGGCCGCCGCGGGTGTGGCTGACGAAGCTGGAGATGGTGTTTTGGATTGTGATAATATGAACATTGATAATCCAGAGACAGGCTTGAAGAATGAGAAGCTGGAGAAGCGAGTGAGCTCGATTCGGAAAGCTTTGGCAAGTGTTACTAGAAATGAAGCAGAGAA ATCATTTGTGGATGTTTGTCTCCAGTTACTCAACACTTTGGTGAGCTTGCGTGGGGTGCTTTCGGAAACTAATGTTTCCACAAAGGAAGCTCTTGTTCATCTGTCCTTCACTGCGGTACAAGCTATCACCTCC GTGTTCTGCTCCATGAGACCAGTCCAAAAGGAACAGAACGAAGATATCATATCAAG GTTACTTTCTTCTGTGAAGAATGATCCTCCTCTTTTTACCCCTGAGCAGATAAAAGAG ATAGGTGTCTTGACATCCTTTGTGGATTCCCCTGATGTTTTTCTTCAAACTAAAGCAGGCATTAAAGATGATGAGATACAGGTTATCGGGTTTAATAATAAGAATTCTGACGCTTCGGCTGTAAATGCGACTTCTTCAGCTAACTACAGCAATCCAATTATGTTGTCCGAAGTTCCAAGATCAGGAGTGTCTGGTTTAAAGGGTAGACGGGTCGTGCTTCCCCTGTTAGACACTCACAAGGATCATGATGCAGATAgccttccttccccaacacgAGAATCCCCATCATGTTTTCCTGTTCAGAACACATTGGTTTTTACTGATAGGATGGTAAAACCAGAGCCTGATACCTCTAGGGCGCCAAGTGCAGAAGGTTCTGGATTGCATCCTTATGATACTGATGCCCTTAAAGCTGTATCTACTTATCAACATATTAACCGGAGCTCTTTTTTCATGAGTGAAAGACTTCCAAGTCCAACCCCTTCAGAAGACGGTGATAAAGGGGACGATGATACTGTTGGAGAGGTTTCTAGTTCTTCTTCTGCTAGTAATTTGAGAACTTCAGTTCCTCCTATTTTGGGACAGCAAGTTGTTTCTCCCTTCCCTATCCCTGTGGGTAGCTCCAGCATGCAAGAACGATTTACAGGTAAAAGTGCTGCCCCTGCGAGTTCTGGGTCTAATATCACCATAAAAGTTCCAACTAGGAATAGAGATCCTAGGCTTCGGTTTTCCAATTCTGATGTGGGTGTCTTGAATCATAACCCACAACCCTTGACAGTGCATAGTGCACCTAAAATAGATTCGGTTATAACATTAAGCTCGAGAAAGCAAAAACCCATTGAGGATTCTAAATTTGATGGTCCTGCATTAAAGAGGCAAAGGAATACATTGGGAAACTCGGGCTTTGTTAAAGATCCAAAAACCGCTTCTGGAAGTTGTGGCTGGTTGGAGGACATTGGTGGCTTTGGACCTCATTTAAGTAGCAATAATCAGACAGTGGAGAACAAACCGTCTGATCCCAGAAAAGTGGTTAATGTTGTAAGTAGTCCTAGTACTGTTGATGGAAACTCAAATGGCCCAAACAGTTCAAACGAGCATGTGGCATTGACGGATTTAAGCACAGCTTCCTTGCCTGCATTATTAAAGGCTGTGAATCCAACCATGCTGTTAAACATACTTAAGCTGGGACAGCAGCAAAGGTTAGCTGCAGAAGCCCAGCCGAAGTCTGCTTATCCTGAAAAAAGTATGACACATCCTATAAGCTCAAATTCAATACCAGGGTCAGATGCATCAGTGAATGTTCCTTCAAAGACTGCAGCGATGTTGCAGACACTTCCCATTAGTTCACAAAAAGCTCCGATG GATGAGTCAGGGAAAGTTCGTATGAAACCCCGCGACCCTCGCCGTATTCTCCATGGTAATGTACTTCAAAAGAGTGGGAGCTTGGGACAAGAGCAGTTCAGAAATATTGTAAACCCACTGCCGAGCAGCCAGGGGAATAAGGATAATCTTACCGGTGAAAAGCAAGATGGTCAGTCAGATATGAAGCTAGTCACTTCTCAATCAGTAGAGGCCCCTGACATTGCTCGTCAATTCACAAAGAATCTGAAAAATATTGCTGATATGATGTCTGTTTCTAATGGATTAACAAGTCCAGCAATAGCTTCTCAGAGTGTTCCTTCCCAACCTGTTCCAATCAAATCTGAGAGAATAGATCCAAAAGCTGAGGAGCAGCGTACTGGAAGTAGTTCTGCTTTTGAAGCAGTTGCTGCTGGTCCCTCTCGTTCAGCTCCCATGTGGGGAGATGTTGAACATCTGTTTGAAGGATACGATGACCAGCAAAAAGTTGCTatccagagagagagagcaaggaGGATAGAAGAACAGAAGAAAATGTTTGCAGCACGCAAGCTCTGCCTCGTCTTGGATCTAGATCACACACTTCTTAATTCAGCTAAG TTTATTGAGGTAGATCCAGTGCATGATGAGATTttgagaaagaaagaggaaCAGGATCGTGAAAAACCACAGCGACATCTCTTCCGATTTCATCACATGGGAATGTGGACCAAATTGCGGCCTGGGGTTTGGAATTTTTTGGAgagg GCTAGTCAACTTTTTGAGTTGCATCTTTACACAATGGGGAACAAGCTATATGCTACGGAAATGGCAAAAGTGCTAGATCCAACAGGGGTACTTTTTGCTGGACGAGTCATTTCTAGAGGCGACGATGGAGATTCTGATGATGGTGATGCTCCCAAGAGTAAGGATCTGGAAGGAGTTTTGGGTATGGAATCAGATGTTGTGATTATAGATGATTCTGTGAGGGTCTGGCCGCATAACAAACTGAACTTGATAGTTGTGGAACG TTATACGTACTTTCCTTGTAGCAGACGACAATTTGGGCTTCTAGGTCCTTCTCTACTCGAGATTGATCATGACGAGAGACAAGAAGATGGGACTTTGGCATCCTCATTGTCG GTTATTGAGAAGATACATCAGATCTTTTTCTCCCATCCCTCCCTAGATGAAGCAGATGTTAGAAATATTCTAGCCTCTGAACAGCGGAAGATTTTGAATGGTTGTCGTATAGTATTTAGCAGGGTGTTTCCAGTTGGTGAGGTCAATCCTCACCTACATCCGCTGTGGCAGACAGCTGAACAGTTTGGTGCTGTGTGTACCAACCATATAGATGACCAGGTCACCCATGTAGTTGCCAATTCCCTTGGAACTGACAAG GTGAATTGGGCTATTTCTTTGGGAAAATTTGTTGTCCATCCTGgctg GGTGGAAGCATCAGCTTTGCTTTATCGGAGGGCAAATGAGCAGGATTTTGCCATTAAACCATAA
- the LOC137732609 gene encoding protein NETWORKED 3C-like produces the protein MGSISGEMVKRQEDQAASFSWWWDSHNCPNQSQWLEATLSELNEKTNLMLNIIEVDGDSFAKRVEMFFKRKPKLINLFEDFYKSYRSLAEKYDQLRSELIQASHLRSFSSLDSLKVQTMQKCEKEISSYLKDKSLKTQVETDQKSYEEYMEKENIDHGVESDINVDEKVKMWDEKISELIDGNMQQQAELIRRNKEKSEMIERLLSQVHRLTDENKILWNRLICHEDTTDHIITSQNKPQFSRSKSKGPSFFGRLTGCTGT, from the exons ATGGGTTCGATTTCAGGAGAGATGGTGAAGAGGCAGGAAGACCAGGCTGCCTCCTTTTCATGGTGGTGGGACAGCCATAATTGTCCCAATCAATCTCAGTGGCTTGAAGCTACTCTCTCAG AGTTGAACGAAAAGACCAATCTCATGCTAAATATAATTGAAGTAGATGGAGATTCATTTGCAAAGAGGGTTGAGATGTTCTTCAAAAGGAAACCTAAGCTCATAAACTTGTTCGAAGACTTCTACAAGTCGTACCGATCGCTCGCCGAGAAGTATGATCAGCTTCGATCCGAGCTGATTCAAGCCTCTCATCTGAGatcattttcttctttagaCTCCCTAAAAGTCCAAACTATGCAGAAGTGTGAGAAGGAAATCTCAAGTTACTTGAAGGACAAGTCTCTGAAGACACAGGTTGAGACAGACCAAAAATCCTACGAAGAATATATGGAAAAAGAGAACATTGATCATGGCGTAGAATCTGATATTAATGTGGATGAAAAAGTGAAAATGTGGGACGAAAAGATCTCAGAACTCATTGACGGAAATATGCAGCAGCAGGCTGAGTTGATAAGGAGAAACAAGGAGAAAAGTGAAATGATTGAAAGGCTTTTGTCTCAGGTGCATAGGCTAACAGATGAGAACAAAATTTTGTGGAATCGTCTGATATGCCATGAGGATACTACTGATCATATAATTACAAGCCAAAACAAGCCTCAATTTTCAAGGTCCAAGTCCAAAGGGCCATCTTTCTTTGGAAGGCTCACTGGATGCACTGGTACTTGA